From one Anaeromyxobacter diazotrophicus genomic stretch:
- a CDS encoding MFS transporter: protein MATVACYADMYLTQPVLPELSREFGVAPAQAGLTVAAVVFAIAVTSTSYGALSDAWGRRRVMVTAAALLVVPTVACALAPSFRWLLALRALQGAFIPGVTAVSVAYAGDRWPPDRLTRVVAGIMGAAVAGGLLGRVMAGPVTAAFGWRATFLVGAAATALGAAGLARELAPADARQPLGLRRAYAGVLGHLREPRLVGAFLIGACLFFGWMGLFTFLPYHLTSARYRLPTALVSSVYLVYAAGVVASPVAGRLVQRVSPRAVMAAGLAAGALGAVLTLAGPLPIVVLGLVVFVGGAYTAQAVAPSFVNASARTAKGGANALYLTFYYVGGTFGASVPGLAWQRGGWPGVVAACVAAQAAALAANALLCGRRLRRDQNASSNAR from the coding sequence CTGGCGACCGTGGCGTGCTACGCCGACATGTACCTCACCCAGCCGGTGCTGCCCGAGCTCTCGCGCGAGTTCGGGGTGGCGCCGGCGCAGGCGGGCCTCACCGTCGCCGCGGTGGTGTTCGCCATCGCGGTCACCTCCACCTCCTACGGCGCGCTCTCCGACGCGTGGGGCCGCCGGCGGGTGATGGTCACCGCGGCGGCGCTGCTGGTCGTGCCCACCGTCGCCTGCGCCCTCGCCCCGTCCTTCCGGTGGCTCCTGGCGCTCCGCGCGCTCCAGGGCGCCTTCATCCCCGGGGTGACCGCGGTCTCGGTGGCCTACGCCGGCGACCGCTGGCCGCCCGACCGGCTGACGCGGGTCGTGGCCGGCATCATGGGGGCGGCGGTCGCGGGCGGGCTCCTCGGCCGCGTCATGGCGGGGCCGGTCACGGCCGCCTTCGGCTGGCGCGCGACGTTCCTCGTCGGCGCGGCCGCCACCGCGCTCGGGGCGGCCGGGCTCGCCCGCGAGCTCGCGCCGGCGGACGCGCGGCAGCCGCTCGGGCTCCGCCGCGCCTACGCCGGCGTGCTGGGCCACCTGCGCGAGCCGCGGCTGGTCGGCGCCTTCCTCATCGGCGCCTGCCTCTTCTTCGGCTGGATGGGGCTCTTCACCTTCTTGCCCTACCACCTCACCTCCGCCCGCTACCGGCTGCCGACCGCGCTCGTGTCGAGCGTCTACCTCGTGTACGCGGCGGGGGTGGTGGCCTCCCCGGTGGCGGGGCGGCTCGTCCAGCGCGTCTCGCCGCGCGCGGTGATGGCGGCCGGGCTCGCCGCCGGCGCGCTGGGGGCGGTCCTCACGCTGGCGGGGCCCTTGCCGATCGTGGTGCTGGGGCTGGTGGTCTTCGTCGGCGGCGCCTACACCGCCCAGGCGGTGGCGCCCTCGTTCGTGAACGCCAGCGCGCGGACGGCCAAGGGCGGCGCGAACGCGCTCTACCTCACCTTCTATTACGTGGGCGGGACGTTCGGCGCGTCGGTGCCGGGCCTCGCCTGGCAGCGCGGCGGCTGGCCCGGGGTGGTGGCGGCCTGCGTGGCCGCCCAGGCGGCGGCGCTCGCGGCGAACGCGCTGCTCTGCGGGCGGCGGCTCCGGCGGGATCAGAACGCCTCGTCGAACGCGAGGTAG
- a CDS encoding pyruvate carboxylase, protein MPPTAPTPARRIRKVLVANRGEIAIRIFRAATELGMGTVAVYSHEDRLSLHRYKADEAYLVGKGRGPIDAYLGIDELIALAREKDVDAIHPGYGFLSENPDFAERVEAAGLVFVGPTAEQQRRLGDKVAGRKAALEAGVPVVPGTDGPIAHEEEALLFAKTHGYPLIVKAAAGGGGRGMRVARDRRELLEGLASARSEARASFGNATVFLERFLERPKHIEVQVLGDAHGHLVHFFERDCSIQRRHQKVVEQAPAPGLAPALREAICAAALKIAGLVRYRSAGTCEFLLDREGRFYFIEMNPRIQVEHTVTEMITGRNLVQAQLRIAEGATLAELGMPDQRAIEARGHAIQCRVTTEDPQNGFMPDTGTLKAYRSPGGAGVRLDAGSAFTGAVITPHYDSLLVKVSSWGLTLDEASRIMHRCLQEFRIRGVKTNIPFLENVITHPDFLAGRCDTSFIDEHPELREARRRQDRGSKLLQFLGEVVVNGSPGVPSKLAPSKLREPRLPAVDLAAAPAKGTRDLLREQGPEALARWVLAQERLLVTDTTMRDAHQSLLATRVRSYDLLRVAPATARLAPGLFSLEAWGGATFDVCMRFLKEDPWERLHRLSEAVPNVCLQMLLRGSNAVGYTNYPDNVVEAFVATAAQAGVDVFRVFDALNWTKGMAVAMGAVRRSGKLCEGAMCYTGDLTDPRRDKYPLTYYVALAKELERMGAHVLGVKDMAGLLKPFAARKLVKALKDELGIPVHLHTHDTSGYAGATLLEAAQAGVDIVDAALSPLSGLTSQPSLDTLVAVLRGTPWDTGLDQGGLQQLAAYWETVREHYAPFESGLRSGTAEVYRHEIPGGQYSNFKPQVAGLGLLDRWEECKEMYRKVNLLFGDIVKVTPSSKVVGDMAMFLVKNDLEPEDLFRPGQDLAFPASVVGMFKGMLGQPHGGWPPALQQLVLKGEEPIHVRPGELLEPADLEAERRKASERAGRRVSDEQLVSWLLYPSVWAELERHRADYSDTSVLPTPHFLYGLEPGQETSVEIEPGKTLIVKLVLVGPLAKDGTREAFFELNGEGRNVIVRDLSAARDGAARPKADRADPRQVGAPMPGKIVKLCVKPGEEVAAGTVLLVTEAMKMETNVKAKAAGRVAEVRFPEGALVEKEDLLVLLA, encoded by the coding sequence CACCCCGGGTACGGCTTCCTCTCGGAGAACCCGGACTTCGCGGAGCGCGTCGAGGCGGCCGGGCTGGTCTTCGTCGGCCCCACCGCCGAGCAGCAGCGGCGCCTCGGCGACAAGGTGGCGGGGCGGAAGGCCGCCCTGGAGGCGGGGGTGCCGGTCGTGCCGGGGACCGACGGGCCCATCGCGCACGAGGAGGAGGCGCTCCTCTTCGCGAAGACCCACGGCTACCCGCTCATCGTCAAGGCGGCCGCGGGCGGCGGCGGGCGCGGGATGCGCGTGGCGCGCGACCGGCGCGAGCTCCTCGAGGGGCTCGCCTCGGCGCGGAGCGAGGCGCGCGCGTCCTTCGGCAACGCCACCGTCTTCCTGGAGCGCTTCCTCGAGCGCCCGAAGCACATCGAGGTGCAGGTCCTGGGGGACGCGCACGGCCACCTGGTCCACTTCTTCGAGCGCGACTGCTCCATCCAGCGGCGCCACCAGAAGGTGGTGGAGCAGGCGCCGGCGCCGGGGCTCGCCCCCGCGCTGCGGGAGGCGATCTGCGCGGCGGCGCTGAAGATCGCGGGCCTGGTGCGCTACCGCTCGGCCGGGACCTGCGAGTTCCTCCTCGATCGCGAGGGGCGCTTCTACTTCATCGAGATGAACCCGCGCATCCAGGTCGAGCACACGGTGACCGAGATGATCACCGGGCGGAACCTGGTCCAGGCCCAGCTCCGCATCGCCGAGGGCGCCACCCTGGCGGAGCTGGGCATGCCCGACCAGCGCGCCATCGAGGCGCGCGGCCACGCCATCCAGTGCCGCGTCACGACCGAGGACCCGCAGAACGGGTTCATGCCCGACACCGGCACGCTCAAGGCCTACCGCTCGCCGGGCGGCGCCGGGGTCCGGCTCGACGCCGGCAGCGCCTTCACCGGCGCGGTCATCACGCCGCACTACGACTCGCTGCTCGTCAAGGTGAGCAGCTGGGGCCTCACGCTCGACGAGGCCTCGCGCATCATGCACCGGTGCCTGCAGGAGTTCCGCATCCGGGGCGTGAAGACCAACATCCCGTTCCTCGAGAACGTGATCACGCACCCGGACTTCCTCGCCGGCCGCTGCGACACCTCCTTCATCGACGAGCACCCGGAGCTGCGCGAGGCTCGCCGGCGCCAGGACCGCGGCTCGAAGCTGCTCCAGTTCCTGGGCGAGGTGGTGGTGAACGGCTCGCCCGGCGTCCCGTCGAAGCTCGCGCCCTCGAAGCTGCGCGAGCCGCGCCTGCCGGCGGTGGACCTGGCGGCGGCCCCGGCGAAGGGGACGCGCGACCTCCTCCGCGAGCAGGGGCCGGAGGCGCTCGCGCGCTGGGTGCTGGCGCAGGAGCGGCTGCTCGTCACCGACACCACCATGCGCGACGCGCACCAGTCGCTCCTCGCCACCCGGGTCCGCTCCTACGACCTCTTGCGCGTCGCGCCCGCCACGGCGCGGCTGGCGCCCGGCCTCTTCTCGCTCGAGGCCTGGGGCGGCGCCACCTTCGACGTCTGCATGCGGTTCCTCAAGGAGGACCCGTGGGAGCGGCTGCACCGCCTCTCGGAGGCGGTCCCCAACGTCTGCCTGCAGATGCTGCTCCGCGGCTCGAACGCGGTCGGCTACACCAACTACCCCGACAACGTGGTGGAGGCGTTCGTCGCCACCGCCGCCCAGGCCGGCGTGGACGTGTTCCGCGTCTTCGACGCGCTCAACTGGACGAAGGGCATGGCGGTCGCCATGGGGGCGGTGCGGCGGAGCGGGAAGCTCTGCGAGGGCGCCATGTGCTACACGGGCGACCTCACCGACCCGAGGCGCGACAAGTACCCGCTCACCTACTACGTGGCGCTCGCGAAGGAGCTGGAGCGCATGGGCGCCCACGTGCTGGGCGTGAAGGACATGGCGGGGCTCCTCAAGCCGTTCGCCGCCCGCAAGCTCGTCAAGGCGCTCAAGGACGAGCTCGGGATCCCGGTCCACCTCCACACCCACGACACCTCCGGCTACGCGGGCGCCACGCTGCTCGAGGCGGCCCAGGCCGGGGTGGACATCGTCGACGCGGCGCTCTCGCCGCTCTCCGGGCTCACCTCGCAGCCGTCGCTCGACACGCTGGTGGCGGTGCTGCGGGGCACGCCGTGGGACACCGGCCTCGACCAGGGCGGGCTGCAGCAGCTCGCCGCGTACTGGGAGACGGTGCGCGAGCACTACGCGCCCTTCGAGTCGGGCCTCCGGAGCGGCACCGCCGAGGTCTACCGCCACGAGATCCCGGGCGGCCAGTACTCCAACTTCAAGCCGCAGGTGGCGGGGCTGGGCCTCCTCGACCGGTGGGAGGAGTGCAAGGAGATGTACCGGAAGGTGAACCTCCTCTTCGGCGACATCGTCAAGGTCACGCCCTCGTCCAAGGTCGTGGGCGACATGGCCATGTTCCTGGTGAAGAACGACCTCGAGCCGGAGGACCTCTTCCGGCCGGGTCAGGACCTCGCCTTCCCGGCCTCGGTGGTGGGGATGTTCAAGGGCATGCTGGGGCAGCCGCACGGCGGCTGGCCCCCGGCGCTGCAGCAGCTCGTGCTGAAGGGCGAGGAGCCCATCCACGTCCGGCCGGGAGAGCTCCTCGAGCCCGCCGACCTCGAGGCGGAGCGGCGGAAGGCCTCGGAGCGCGCCGGGCGGCGCGTCTCCGACGAGCAGCTCGTGAGCTGGCTCCTCTACCCGAGCGTCTGGGCGGAGCTGGAGCGGCACCGCGCCGACTACTCCGACACCTCGGTGCTGCCGACGCCTCACTTCCTGTACGGGCTCGAGCCGGGGCAGGAGACCAGCGTCGAGATCGAGCCGGGCAAGACGCTCATCGTGAAGCTCGTGCTGGTGGGGCCGCTCGCCAAGGACGGCACGCGCGAGGCCTTCTTCGAGCTGAACGGGGAGGGGCGCAACGTCATCGTGCGCGACCTCTCGGCGGCGCGCGACGGGGCGGCGCGGCCCAAGGCCGATCGGGCCGACCCGCGGCAGGTCGGCGCGCCCATGCCCGGCAAGATCGTGAAGCTGTGCGTGAAGCCGGGCGAGGAGGTGGCGGCGGGCACGGTCCTGCTCGTGACCGAGGCCATGAAGATGGAGACGAACGTGAAGGCGAAGGCGGCCGGGCGGGTGGCGGAGGTCCGCTTCCCGGAGGGCGCCCTGGTCGAGAAGGAGGACCTCCTCGTCCTCCTCGCCTGA